The genomic DNA ctTTAGCGTATTGGCCTAATTACACTTTAAGCCCTCCAACTTTAACTTAGATTTTAAATTAGTCCATCTTCTACCTTTCACAAGTTATTTACATGCAAATCTCTTTAGTTTTAATCATAAAAATACTATTCACAAGGCATGAACTACATCGTTGTATCCACAAAGTTTATTATTTATTCCGAAAATGATGGTTCATGTCTTTGATTAGTATCATTTCAGACATCGAAAATTTGAGATTGTTATAAAAGTAAATTTGTAAAAGATTCAGCAATTTTGTAAGATGTTCAACAATTTGAGAAGTTGTAAGAAGTaggtaaattttaataaatttgtaAGAGATTTAATAATTTTACATGAAAATTAGTAATTTGGTGAGAGATTTGGTAACTTTCaaagaaatttagaaaattttaagaaatcttaataattttgtaaaaaaaaaagtagTAATTTATAATTTGTAGTCTCTGAACTTGATAATTATTCCCATAGAGTCGAACTTTTTTATTATCCAAATAAACCTTTGATATTTATTTGAAAACCCTAAAATTAGACATCAATGTAAGAATAACAGTCAAGTTCAAGGACtaacttaaacaaaaaaaaaagttcaaaccCAAATGTAGGAACAATTGCTAAAATCATAgacaaacttaaaaaaaaatagacACTAATATAGGAGTGATTACCAAATTTAGGGTCGAAGTAGTGATTTAACTCTTGTTTATAATACTTTTTAAGTGTAAGGAGGAAAAAATGAATTTTGTTAGAAGTAGATGTGAATATAGCACTCACCTCATCTTAAAATAGAAATGGTTTGGTGTAACTAGGATAGTGAATGtgataaataaacaagttaaTGATTAGGTCAGAGGAGGAGCGAGTCCCGGGGAGTCATTTGGTTAAGAAACAAGAGGAGTTTTAGTTTCCCTTTCAACAGCCTACATTTAAGCAATTGTTTCCATCTAATTCACCATAATAAAAATCTCAAAACATCCACAAAAACTCAAAAACTTGTCACCTATAGTCTCTCTCAATTCTCAAACATTGTGAGAGATATTTAGTAGTAAGTTTTATAAAAAAAGAAATGGAAGATGAAAATGCGGCACATGTACATAACAAAGGAAGCCCCGAAAGCCCATGTGCCAAAAGTGGTGGTAGcagcaacaacaacaataataaagaGCAAGATCGTTTCCTCCCCATAGCAAACGTGGGGAGAATTATGAAAAAAGTGATTCCAAGCAATGGGAAGATATCTAAAGATGCAAAAGAAACTGTTCAAGAATGTGTGTCAGAGTTCATTAGCTTTGTCACTGGGGAAGCCTCAGATAAATGCCAAAGAGAGAAGAGAAAGACCATTAATGGAGATGATATCATTTGGGCAATCACTACTTTAGGATTTGAGGAATATGTAGGACCTTTAAAATTGTACCTAACCAAATATAGAGAGATTGAAGGAGAGAAGCTTAATCTTCCTAAGCAACAAAGATCTGAGCAAAAGCAG from Gossypium arboreum isolate Shixiya-1 chromosome 9, ASM2569848v2, whole genome shotgun sequence includes the following:
- the LOC108455677 gene encoding nuclear transcription factor Y subunit B-7, with translation MEDENAAHVHNKGSPESPCAKSGGSSNNNNNKEQDRFLPIANVGRIMKKVIPSNGKISKDAKETVQECVSEFISFVTGEASDKCQREKRKTINGDDIIWAITTLGFEEYVGPLKLYLTKYREIEGEKLNLPKQQRSEQKQHQQSKHEQNIAFNTNVYSSTNLLSRHTSFVPSDQPFSLPFSSNNIQKQLQQQDQIDSVGYW